From Methanobacterium congolense, one genomic window encodes:
- a CDS encoding metal-dependent hydrolase family protein — protein sequence MTWTLIKNGTLIDGTGADPIENAAVLIKNNTIQRVGPENSIKIPKGTDILDAGGGFIMPGFIDAHIHVMANGFNREDTIYDPLSFYFYRAVENLRLTLDAGVTSVRDAGLADAGIKMAVEKGIIKGPRLQICVTPLSITGGHFDFWLKSGYDVKVTYPGYPDSICDGVEGVRKKVREVLRAGAEVIKVMVTGGIMSANDGPKAAQFTSEELRVVVEEASFKDNIKVMAHAHGVQGMKNAIDAGVHSIEHGTYLDDKIINMMLENGTFLVPTLMANKNIKELALQGKTREWETEAALKVFDIQKENIKRAYHAGVRIAMGTDCGVVEHGTNLKELALLCEIGMDPMEAIVAGTKTGAECMGWDSELGTLEAGKLADIVISRVDPLLDVEALGDPENIVVVIKDGEIVKDTLESISKKNFLSFDNI from the coding sequence ATGACGTGGACCCTCATAAAAAACGGGACTCTAATAGATGGAACAGGCGCAGATCCCATTGAAAATGCTGCAGTGCTGATAAAAAATAACACAATCCAAAGAGTAGGGCCTGAAAACTCCATTAAAATTCCCAAAGGAACAGATATCCTCGATGCAGGTGGCGGTTTCATTATGCCAGGTTTTATAGACGCCCACATCCACGTCATGGCAAACGGATTCAACAGAGAGGACACAATTTACGATCCACTATCCTTCTACTTCTACAGGGCCGTTGAAAATTTAAGACTCACCCTTGATGCTGGAGTAACGAGTGTGCGTGATGCAGGGCTTGCAGATGCAGGGATTAAAATGGCCGTTGAAAAAGGCATTATAAAGGGTCCAAGGCTTCAGATATGTGTCACACCACTATCCATAACGGGAGGCCACTTCGATTTCTGGCTCAAATCAGGGTACGATGTCAAAGTTACTTATCCCGGCTATCCAGACAGTATCTGTGATGGTGTTGAAGGGGTTAGGAAGAAGGTGCGGGAAGTGCTTCGTGCAGGCGCAGAGGTCATCAAAGTTATGGTGACCGGAGGAATTATGAGCGCAAACGACGGACCCAAAGCTGCACAGTTCACATCAGAAGAACTGAGGGTTGTTGTTGAAGAAGCCAGTTTTAAGGACAATATTAAGGTAATGGCACATGCTCATGGAGTTCAAGGTATGAAAAATGCGATTGATGCTGGTGTTCATTCCATTGAGCACGGAACCTACCTCGACGATAAAATAATCAATATGATGCTTGAAAATGGAACATTTCTGGTTCCAACACTCATGGCGAACAAAAACATCAAAGAACTGGCACTACAGGGCAAAACAAGAGAATGGGAAACTGAGGCTGCCCTGAAGGTCTTCGATATTCAGAAGGAGAACATCAAGAGGGCTTACCATGCAGGGGTTAGAATTGCAATGGGCACGGATTGTGGTGTTGTTGAGCATGGAACCAACCTCAAGGAGCTTGCACTTCTCTGTGAAATAGGTATGGATCCGATGGAAGCTATCGTTGCAGGAACAAAAACTGGAGCAGAATGTATGGGATGGGACAGTGAATTGGGCACACTTGAGGCTGGTAAACTTGCAGACATTGTAATAAGTAGAGTCGATCCCCTACTGGATGTTGAAGCACTTGGAGATCCTGAAAACATCGTTGTGGTTATTAAAGACGGTGAAATTGTCAAGGATACCCTTGAATCTATATCTAAAAAGAATTTCTTATCCTTTGACAATATTTAA
- a CDS encoding DUF5518 domain-containing protein produces the protein MINWGAVIIGFVLSIVLGAIFGVIIPAWGFFIGILIAGMLVGYMVGGDAANGMVNGAVSGAFGGIVLSVLLLIFGTIIAGLLGFAVATITSFVILIGLIGVIIVMAVGGAIGSIVKGEA, from the coding sequence ATGATAAATTGGGGTGCTGTAATTATTGGGTTTGTACTTTCAATAGTTTTGGGGGCGATTTTTGGAGTTATAATTCCTGCTTGGGGATTCTTCATTGGTATTCTCATTGCAGGTATGCTGGTTGGTTACATGGTTGGAGGAGATGCAGCAAACGGAATGGTAAATGGAGCAGTTTCAGGTGCTTTTGGAGGAATAGTACTATCAGTCCTGCTTTTAATCTTCGGCACCATAATCGCAGGTTTACTTGGATTTGCAGTGGCCACCATAACTTCCTTCGTTATACTCATTGGACTCATTGGGGTTATAATCGTAATGGCAGTTGGGGGAGCCATTGGATCAATTGTAAAGGGAGAAGCATAA
- a CDS encoding DUF5518 domain-containing protein has translation MINQKSIILGFLVAVVLYFAVGLILPAYSVLIAVLLAALFTGYIATRDYMEGAIHGSLVGIFTAVFLIIFILVRSGEAEKIAGLLIILAVLYIGMSVLIGALGGFLGALINQYMDRAPAGSVTGSEEVQKPGSEIQAESEVKEDKTEDKTKK, from the coding sequence ATGATAAATCAAAAATCAATTATTTTAGGATTCTTAGTTGCAGTAGTGCTGTATTTTGCAGTTGGATTAATTCTACCTGCTTATTCTGTATTAATTGCAGTTTTGTTAGCTGCACTTTTCACAGGATACATTGCAACCAGGGATTATATGGAAGGAGCAATTCACGGAAGTCTGGTTGGAATATTCACAGCAGTTTTCCTGATTATTTTCATACTGGTGAGATCCGGAGAAGCAGAAAAAATAGCAGGCCTTTTAATAATCCTTGCAGTCCTTTACATAGGAATGTCAGTTTTGATAGGGGCCCTTGGAGGATTTTTAGGTGCCTTGATCAACCAGTACATGGATAGGGCTCCTGCTGGATCTGTAACTGGATCAGAAGAAGTTCAGAAACCAGGATCTGAAATTCAGGCTGAATCTGAAGTTAAAGAAGATAAAACAGAAGATAAAACCAAAAAATAA
- a CDS encoding DUF5518 domain-containing protein — MTDWKAIGLGAILNVVLTVVLAIAVFPLFFFGPVLGGFLAAYMSRGDDEKDGAVDGALSGVLGGLIIGVLFIAGFGVFTAIFGLIFSKMGLAVTITMLVGIFVTILTIIVDAVLGAIGGVLGYLVAKNEDQVIEN, encoded by the coding sequence ATGACAGATTGGAAGGCTATTGGGCTGGGTGCGATATTAAACGTTGTTTTAACAGTTGTTTTAGCAATTGCAGTATTTCCTCTCTTCTTTTTTGGGCCTGTGTTGGGGGGTTTTCTAGCAGCCTACATGTCCCGTGGGGATGATGAAAAGGATGGCGCAGTTGACGGCGCACTTTCCGGAGTTCTTGGTGGGCTTATAATAGGTGTACTATTTATTGCAGGCTTTGGAGTTTTCACTGCAATCTTTGGGTTGATATTCTCAAAGATGGGTCTTGCAGTAACCATAACCATGCTGGTGGGTATCTTCGTAACCATCCTGACGATCATCGTTGATGCAGTTCTCGGAGCAATTGGTGGTGTTTTAGGTTATCTTGTAGCTAAAAATGAGGATCAGGTTATAGAAAACTGA
- a CDS encoding DUF126 domain-containing protein, translating to MVKSRKISKGHAKGEVIITRDPISFLGGVDPKTGDVVDSKHDLHGKKISGKILVIPSGKGSTVGSYVIYQMAKNETAPLAIIALEAEPIIATGAIMAGIPMVDRPDAPILDMLKDGEMVEVDADSGTVTILN from the coding sequence ATAGTTAAAAGCAGAAAAATCTCAAAAGGCCATGCAAAGGGCGAAGTGATTATTACAAGGGATCCTATCAGTTTTCTGGGTGGTGTTGACCCTAAAACTGGTGATGTTGTAGATTCAAAGCATGACCTTCATGGAAAAAAGATAAGTGGAAAGATACTGGTCATACCTTCAGGTAAGGGTTCAACAGTTGGATCCTACGTGATATACCAAATGGCAAAAAACGAAACAGCCCCCCTGGCCATAATAGCACTTGAAGCAGAACCAATAATTGCAACAGGAGCCATAATGGCTGGAATACCAATGGTTGACAGGCCAGATGCACCGATTCTGGACATGCTCAAAGATGGAGAAATGGTTGAGGTGGATGCTGATTCAGGAACAGTGACTATATTGAACTGA
- the purB gene encoding adenylosuccinate lyase, which yields MAIHPIEYRYGTEEMRKVWDADNKLQKMLEVEAALAKAEAELDLIPKEAADEINRKASTEYVKSERVSEIERQTNHDIASMVKALAEVCEGDAGEYVHFGATSNDVIDTSQSMLFRDSIDILRSRIIELTETLLKLAEENKTNVCIGRTHGQHALPTTYGMKFAIWADELHRQIERLDSCRGRICVGMLTGAVGTTAALGTDGITINKKVSEILGLKPVLISNQVVQRDVHAEFIMCLANTASTLEKMALEIRNLQRTEIQEVGESFDPEKQVGSSTMPHKMNPITAERICGISRVIRAYVAPALQNNPLWHERDLTNSSCERIIFPESCMLTDYIVKLSLKLFNNLVFHPKNIERNLNITNGLVMAERFMAELTRKGAGKQTAYALVRSCALEAYAKDAGLKEIVSANHEVRKYLSEDEINTMMDPHTYLGSSAQIIENVLEEAKDWF from the coding sequence ATGGCTATTCATCCCATTGAATACAGGTACGGAACAGAAGAGATGAGAAAGGTCTGGGATGCAGACAACAAACTTCAGAAGATGCTTGAAGTTGAAGCTGCACTTGCTAAAGCTGAAGCAGAACTTGATCTCATTCCAAAAGAAGCTGCAGATGAAATAAATCGTAAAGCAAGCACTGAATATGTTAAATCAGAGAGGGTTTCAGAGATTGAAAGGCAGACCAACCACGACATTGCCTCCATGGTCAAGGCACTTGCAGAGGTCTGTGAAGGAGATGCCGGTGAGTACGTTCACTTCGGTGCAACATCCAACGATGTAATCGATACATCCCAGTCCATGCTCTTCAGGGACTCCATAGACATACTAAGGTCAAGGATAATTGAGCTGACAGAGACACTCCTAAAGCTTGCAGAGGAGAACAAGACCAACGTCTGCATAGGAAGAACCCACGGTCAGCACGCCCTTCCAACAACCTACGGAATGAAATTTGCAATATGGGCAGATGAACTCCATAGGCAGATCGAAAGACTGGACAGCTGCAGGGGCAGGATCTGTGTGGGCATGCTCACAGGAGCTGTTGGAACAACTGCAGCCCTTGGAACCGATGGAATCACCATAAACAAAAAGGTTTCAGAGATACTCGGTTTAAAACCTGTTCTGATCTCAAACCAGGTTGTTCAGAGAGATGTTCATGCAGAGTTCATAATGTGCCTTGCAAACACCGCAAGCACCCTTGAGAAGATGGCCCTGGAAATAAGGAACCTCCAAAGGACTGAGATACAGGAGGTTGGTGAGAGCTTCGACCCTGAGAAACAGGTTGGATCAAGCACCATGCCCCACAAGATGAACCCAATCACTGCAGAGAGGATATGCGGTATTTCAAGGGTTATCCGAGCATATGTTGCACCTGCACTTCAAAACAATCCACTCTGGCATGAAAGAGACCTTACAAACTCTTCCTGTGAGAGGATAATCTTCCCAGAGTCCTGCATGCTGACGGATTACATAGTGAAACTCTCACTGAAACTCTTCAACAACCTCGTTTTCCACCCGAAAAACATTGAAAGGAACCTGAACATAACAAACGGACTTGTTATGGCTGAGAGATTTATGGCAGAACTCACAAGGAAGGGAGCTGGAAAACAAACAGCCTATGCACTTGTTAGAAGCTGTGCCCTTGAAGCGTACGCTAAGGATGCAGGTTTGAAGGAGATAGTTTCTGCAAACCATGAAGTGAGGAAGTACCTGAGTGAGGATGAGATAAACACCATGATGGATCCCCACACCTACCTCGGATCATCAGCTCAAATAATTGAAAATGTTTTAGAAGAGGCAAAGGACTGGTTTTAA
- a CDS encoding preprotein translocase subunit Sec61beta yields the protein MAKKDKKVLPPSGAGLVRYFEEETRGPKLTPEQVVIMTVILAALCIALRYSYS from the coding sequence ATGGCTAAAAAGGATAAAAAAGTTCTCCCACCAAGTGGAGCCGGCCTTGTAAGGTACTTCGAAGAGGAAACAAGGGGACCTAAACTCACACCAGAACAGGTGGTCATCATGACCGTTATTCTGGCTGCACTGTGCATTGCACTCAGGTACTCATACTCCTAA
- the polC gene encoding DNA polymerase II large subunit has translation MGYFENLEEETRKLYDIAKEARLKGHDIELEPEIPLAKDLAERVEGLVGPVGVAKRIKELEKDVSREEVAFQIAREIVTTPDEEGVEDSIEVKEQKSDQATRTALAILTEGVVAAPLEGISQIRIKKNFDDGNYLAVYFAGPIRSAGGTAAALAVLIGDYIRISLGLDVFKPTDIEVERYVEEVELYESEVTNLQYSPKPEETRLAIKNIPVEVTGEPTDKIEVSNRDLERVETNNIRGGALLAMAEGVIQKAPKVMKYASKLNIDGWNWLEKFSKAPDSKSDDGDSGKVDDKYMRDIIGGRPVLSYPKAKGGFRLRYGRSRNTGLAAMGVHPSTMEIVEFLAVGTQMKIERPGKGNCVVPCDTIEGPIVKLKNGSVVKVESEAQARKIKNQVEEILFIGDMLIAFGEFLRNNHVLLPAGWCEEWWVQTIEKSPAYSEDEALQEGVDLKTLETEKITAERAFELSKRYNVPLHPSYTYFYHDATKEDLNELIEWMKSGSTVDLTTDNGLVKKSFSLEMDPGKRILEILGVPHLVEEGKILVDHEDAYALLHTLREPLDLSEDTKTLEAVNKVSEVEIMAKAPTYIGGRVGRPEKSKERMMKPAPHSLFPIGTNGGSRRNIIDAAKKGSINVDIGRCKCTECGINSIQAICPVCGARTVPAGSGRKNVNLSNLLKKAFENVGIRKMDEVKGVQGMISEEKFPEPLEKGILRAKNGVYTFKDATIRHDSTDLPLTHFIPSEVGVTHEKLLEMGYTHDAYGAALENDEQVVELKIQDVVISDNCAEYLIRVSHFIDDLLEDFYGLERFYKVEKKEDLISHLIVGLAPHTSAGVLGRVVGFTRALCCYAHPYFHSAKRRNCDSDEDSVMLLMDALLNFSKVYLPSTRGGKMDAPLVLSSRIDPEEIDDESHNIDVMPRLPKELYEKTLEFAKPSDVLDLVDNVKKRIGTDDQYHGLMFSHNTSSIHSGPTQCLYKRLPTMKEKVEGQITLAERLRAVDQKGVVEGVLTSHFLPDMAGNLRAFSRQKVRCTKCGKKYRRMPLSGECTCGSNLILSISKGSVMKYLEISNELSKRYPIDPYLVQRIGLLESGINSLFESDKSKQSSLDVFL, from the coding sequence ATGGGATACTTTGAGAATTTGGAAGAAGAAACAAGGAAGCTTTACGATATAGCGAAAGAGGCAAGGCTTAAGGGCCATGATATTGAGCTTGAACCTGAAATACCCCTTGCAAAGGACCTTGCAGAGAGGGTTGAGGGACTTGTTGGCCCGGTGGGTGTTGCAAAACGGATAAAGGAGCTTGAGAAGGACGTTTCCCGTGAGGAGGTGGCCTTCCAGATAGCCCGTGAGATCGTTACAACACCTGATGAAGAGGGTGTTGAAGACAGCATCGAGGTTAAAGAACAGAAATCAGACCAGGCAACAAGAACTGCCCTTGCAATCCTCACGGAGGGTGTTGTTGCGGCACCACTAGAGGGTATATCTCAGATCAGGATAAAAAAGAACTTTGATGATGGAAATTACCTTGCAGTGTACTTCGCAGGACCTATAAGAAGTGCTGGGGGAACTGCAGCTGCACTGGCAGTTCTCATAGGGGACTACATAAGGATATCCCTAGGTCTTGACGTGTTCAAACCCACTGACATCGAGGTTGAACGTTACGTTGAGGAGGTTGAACTCTACGAATCAGAGGTCACGAACCTCCAGTACTCACCAAAACCTGAAGAAACCCGTCTTGCAATAAAGAACATTCCAGTTGAGGTTACGGGCGAACCAACAGACAAGATCGAAGTTTCAAACAGGGATCTTGAACGTGTTGAAACCAACAACATACGGGGAGGAGCTCTACTGGCAATGGCAGAGGGAGTTATACAGAAAGCCCCAAAGGTCATGAAGTACGCAAGCAAACTCAACATCGACGGCTGGAACTGGCTTGAAAAATTCTCAAAAGCCCCAGACTCCAAGAGTGACGATGGGGATTCAGGTAAGGTCGACGACAAGTACATGAGGGATATCATCGGTGGAAGACCCGTACTATCCTACCCCAAGGCAAAGGGGGGCTTCAGGTTAAGGTACGGCAGGTCCAGAAACACAGGGCTTGCTGCCATGGGAGTTCATCCATCAACTATGGAGATAGTTGAATTCCTGGCGGTGGGAACCCAGATGAAAATTGAAAGACCTGGTAAGGGTAACTGTGTTGTTCCCTGCGATACAATAGAAGGTCCAATAGTCAAACTCAAGAATGGTAGTGTGGTGAAGGTTGAATCCGAGGCCCAGGCTCGGAAGATCAAGAACCAGGTTGAGGAGATCCTGTTTATAGGTGACATGCTCATTGCCTTTGGTGAATTCCTCCGTAACAACCACGTGCTCCTTCCTGCAGGATGGTGTGAGGAGTGGTGGGTTCAGACCATAGAAAAATCTCCCGCCTACTCTGAAGATGAAGCACTTCAGGAGGGTGTAGATCTTAAAACCCTTGAAACAGAAAAAATAACTGCAGAAAGGGCATTTGAACTTTCAAAACGGTACAATGTACCATTACATCCAAGTTACACGTATTTCTATCATGATGCAACCAAAGAAGACCTGAACGAACTTATTGAATGGATGAAGTCAGGGTCAACGGTTGATTTAACTACAGATAATGGTCTGGTTAAAAAGAGTTTCTCACTTGAAATGGACCCTGGAAAGAGGATACTTGAAATTCTGGGTGTTCCACATCTGGTTGAGGAGGGGAAGATTCTCGTTGATCATGAAGATGCCTACGCACTACTTCACACGCTAAGAGAACCTCTTGACCTTTCTGAGGATACAAAAACTCTTGAAGCTGTGAACAAGGTTTCAGAGGTTGAAATAATGGCCAAAGCCCCAACTTACATTGGAGGAAGGGTTGGAAGGCCGGAAAAATCCAAGGAAAGGATGATGAAACCTGCACCTCACTCCCTGTTCCCAATAGGTACCAACGGGGGTAGCAGACGTAACATAATAGATGCTGCAAAGAAGGGAAGCATAAACGTTGACATTGGCCGTTGCAAATGTACTGAGTGTGGTATTAATTCCATACAGGCAATATGTCCTGTCTGTGGTGCCAGAACAGTACCTGCAGGTTCAGGTAGGAAGAACGTGAACCTTTCAAACCTCCTTAAAAAGGCATTTGAGAACGTTGGAATAAGGAAAATGGATGAGGTTAAGGGTGTTCAGGGAATGATATCCGAGGAAAAATTCCCAGAACCCCTTGAGAAGGGGATATTACGGGCAAAAAATGGTGTTTACACCTTCAAAGATGCAACCATAAGGCATGATTCAACAGACCTGCCCTTGACCCATTTCATACCGAGTGAAGTTGGTGTCACCCATGAAAAACTCCTTGAGATGGGATACACCCACGACGCCTACGGAGCAGCGCTTGAAAATGATGAACAGGTTGTTGAACTCAAGATTCAGGACGTTGTGATCTCAGATAACTGTGCAGAGTATCTAATAAGGGTTTCTCACTTTATAGATGACCTTCTCGAGGACTTCTATGGGCTTGAAAGGTTCTACAAAGTTGAGAAGAAGGAGGACCTCATCTCCCACCTCATAGTGGGACTTGCACCCCACACATCTGCAGGTGTTCTTGGGCGTGTTGTTGGATTCACCAGGGCACTGTGCTGCTACGCCCATCCCTACTTCCACTCTGCCAAGAGGAGAAACTGTGACAGTGATGAGGACTCTGTCATGCTCCTAATGGACGCACTCCTGAACTTCTCCAAGGTCTACCTTCCAAGTACACGTGGAGGTAAGATGGATGCGCCACTGGTTTTATCATCAAGGATAGATCCTGAAGAGATAGATGATGAGTCACACAACATCGATGTGATGCCAAGACTTCCAAAGGAACTCTACGAAAAAACCCTGGAGTTTGCAAAGCCCTCCGATGTTCTTGACCTTGTTGATAACGTGAAGAAGAGGATTGGAACGGATGATCAGTACCATGGATTGATGTTTTCCCACAACACTTCCAGCATACACAGTGGACCAACACAATGCCTATACAAGAGGCTTCCAACCATGAAAGAGAAAGTTGAAGGCCAGATAACCCTTGCAGAACGTTTAAGAGCCGTTGATCAGAAGGGTGTTGTTGAAGGTGTGCTGACTTCTCACTTCCTTCCAGACATGGCAGGGAATTTAAGGGCGTTTTCAAGGCAGAAGGTTCGTTGCACCAAGTGTGGTAAGAAGTACAGGCGTATGCCCCTTTCAGGGGAGTGTACCTGTGGCAGTAACCT